One Thermococcus kodakarensis KOD1 genomic window carries:
- a CDS encoding serine/threonine protein kinase, with protein sequence MTFEHIISSKRLEGFLRHLAEEGVGGVEPLAKGTTSLVFTGVLGGRKVVIKLQRPDSPRSNFEKEAELTKIASTFGVTPPIIGLGEFEGLPYLIREFAEGEPILFADVEKEHLFRIVEKTALLDRLGIDHGQIQGGKHIIIGEDVYLIDFEKAGFRKPNNLTSAMAMIFIGENAISKRVREKFGLDEKFREEMKDALRHYKRTGSLSRLLSLLSGL encoded by the coding sequence ATGACGTTCGAACACATCATAAGTAGTAAAAGGCTGGAAGGATTTCTAAGGCACCTGGCCGAGGAGGGCGTTGGAGGCGTTGAGCCACTCGCCAAGGGGACGACGAGCCTAGTCTTCACTGGAGTTTTAGGCGGGAGGAAAGTCGTGATAAAGCTTCAAAGACCAGACTCACCGAGGAGCAACTTCGAAAAAGAAGCTGAACTTACCAAAATTGCCTCCACCTTTGGGGTAACTCCTCCGATCATTGGCCTTGGCGAGTTCGAGGGCCTTCCCTACCTCATCAGGGAGTTCGCCGAGGGTGAACCTATCCTCTTCGCGGACGTGGAAAAGGAGCATCTCTTCAGGATAGTGGAGAAAACCGCACTCCTGGATCGGCTGGGCATAGACCACGGGCAGATACAGGGCGGGAAGCACATCATAATCGGCGAGGACGTTTACTTGATAGACTTCGAGAAAGCAGGGTTCAGGAAGCCAAACAACCTGACCTCGGCGATGGCGATGATTTTCATAGGTGAGAACGCAATATCAAAGAGGGTGCGGGAGAAATTTGGTCTCGACGAGAAGTTCAGGGAAGAAATGAAAGATGCCCTGAGGCACTACAAGAGAACCGGAAGCCTCTCACGCCTCCTGAGCCTTCTTTCTGGTCTTTAG
- a CDS encoding Lrp/AsnC family transcriptional regulator, whose translation MVTAFILMVTAAGKEREVMEKLLAMPEVKEAYVVYGEYDLVVKVETETLKDLDQFITEKIRRMPEIQMTSTMIAI comes from the coding sequence ATGGTGACGGCTTTTATTCTGATGGTTACGGCCGCCGGAAAGGAAAGGGAAGTTATGGAGAAGCTTCTTGCCATGCCCGAAGTTAAAGAGGCCTACGTCGTTTACGGTGAGTACGACCTCGTTGTTAAGGTCGAGACCGAGACGCTCAAGGACCTTGACCAGTTCATAACCGAGAAGATAAGGCGCATGCCCGAGATTCAGATGACCTCGACGATGATAGCCATCTGA
- a CDS encoding ABC transporter ATP-binding protein: MMRVENLVKFYKDVRALDGLNLEVKPGQIYGFLGPNGAGKSTTILSTLGLIFPQQGRIQLFDLEVFRDGKFDENNLVQAKKRIGYMPEHATLWDFLTPVQTLDIIADAFKIPKAEKEKRIKELLDLVGLSEAKNRKVGKFSKGMRQRLLLAQALINDPDLLILDEPMSGLDPKGIAEFKDIIREQRKAGKTVFFSSHILAHVEEICDTVGVIVKGKLIREGSLEEIKREFLEKAGYTIILETSKPVDWSSAPWRASPLGENKYRIVAERDIREELHDYVAKQGAKILTLQIKEPTLEEIFLKMVE; encoded by the coding sequence GTGATGAGAGTTGAGAATCTCGTCAAATTCTACAAGGACGTTAGGGCCCTCGACGGCCTTAACCTTGAGGTTAAACCCGGCCAAATCTACGGCTTCCTAGGCCCAAACGGAGCAGGAAAAAGCACCACCATCCTCAGCACCCTCGGCCTAATCTTCCCACAACAAGGCCGCATTCAGCTCTTCGACCTAGAAGTCTTCAGGGATGGAAAATTCGACGAGAACAACCTCGTCCAAGCAAAGAAGAGAATCGGCTACATGCCCGAGCATGCGACCCTCTGGGACTTTCTCACACCAGTCCAAACCCTCGATATAATCGCCGACGCCTTCAAAATTCCGAAGGCCGAGAAGGAGAAAAGAATCAAAGAACTCCTAGACTTAGTCGGCCTAAGCGAGGCTAAGAACAGAAAAGTCGGCAAATTCTCAAAGGGCATGAGACAGAGACTCCTCCTGGCTCAGGCCCTAATTAACGACCCGGACCTCTTAATCCTCGACGAGCCAATGAGCGGCCTGGATCCAAAGGGCATCGCAGAATTCAAAGACATAATCAGGGAGCAGAGGAAGGCGGGCAAAACGGTCTTCTTCTCAAGCCACATCCTGGCCCACGTTGAGGAGATCTGCGATACCGTTGGAGTCATCGTGAAGGGAAAACTCATCAGGGAAGGAAGCTTGGAAGAGATTAAGCGCGAGTTCCTTGAGAAAGCGGGCTACACGATAATTCTGGAGACGAGCAAGCCCGTCGACTGGAGCAGTGCTCCCTGGCGCGCTTCACCCCTCGGCGAAAACAAGTACAGGATTGTGGCCGAGAGAGACATCAGGGAAGAACTCCACGACTACGTAGCAAAACAAGGAGCAAAAATACTCACCCTACAAATCAAAGAACCCACCCTCGAAGAAATATTCCTAAAAATGGTGGAATGA
- a CDS encoding ABC transporter permease, producing MWSLKLEAGNSIRQKKFWLITALMVLIYIMAFYEIQGNLESASNPQEVLAVSLVEYVVAGAFLFIGLYALIAGATALNSDLENGTIRLALSKPIRRAPYLLGKFLGQSVSIIVAILIATLLSFVITKYYGVSLTGKLISDLVLANGLILLAMLQLLALGILISSVIRSQNTALGVALVLFLVTSLVMPQVVDGWAEKKADKEFGIQKRGDFLKLTPEEASAYQQRLEELQEEYHLKYLFYAPQVMMIEAFEDIEKISFNNDGTYTIEYLGVSHSIAKNPAPVLIILGLTPVYLALGLVRFLRMDLR from the coding sequence GTGTGGAGTCTAAAACTAGAAGCTGGGAACAGCATACGGCAGAAGAAGTTCTGGCTGATAACGGCTCTGATGGTGCTGATCTACATCATGGCTTTTTATGAAATCCAAGGCAACCTTGAGAGTGCCTCGAATCCTCAGGAAGTCCTGGCAGTGAGCCTCGTAGAATACGTGGTAGCGGGTGCATTCCTCTTCATAGGGCTCTACGCGCTCATCGCTGGGGCAACCGCGCTGAACTCCGACCTTGAGAACGGGACGATAAGACTGGCCCTCAGCAAGCCCATAAGAAGAGCCCCCTATCTCTTGGGCAAGTTCCTGGGCCAGTCGGTCAGCATAATCGTGGCCATTCTCATCGCCACCCTGCTCTCCTTCGTTATAACAAAGTACTACGGAGTCTCGCTCACGGGGAAGCTGATCTCCGACCTCGTGCTGGCCAACGGTCTCATCCTCCTGGCGATGCTCCAGCTCCTTGCCCTGGGAATTCTTATATCGAGCGTGATACGCTCCCAGAACACGGCCCTTGGAGTTGCCCTTGTCCTATTCCTTGTGACTTCCCTGGTGATGCCCCAGGTTGTTGATGGGTGGGCAGAGAAGAAAGCGGATAAGGAATTCGGAATCCAGAAGAGGGGAGATTTTCTCAAATTAACCCCGGAAGAGGCCTCGGCGTACCAGCAGAGGCTTGAGGAGCTTCAGGAAGAGTACCACCTGAAGTACCTCTTCTACGCACCCCAGGTAATGATGATAGAGGCGTTTGAAGACATAGAAAAAATCTCGTTCAATAACGACGGAACATACACGATTGAATACCTGGGGGTCAGCCACTCCATAGCCAAAAATCCGGCCCCGGTTCTCATAATCCTGGGCCTCACCCCCGTGTACCTCGCGCTTGGATTAGTCAGGTTCCTTAGGATGGATTTGAGGTGA
- a CDS encoding ABC transporter permease subunit yields MKGAKLMERIGTNHPVIVFLLSLFPAIGVELELYYFSVHNITLPPEKLGYLVTLRLLTEWLPVFLKYLIFPVILILLLSRFGSDFERGNLVLMLSKPLTRRRYFLNWVIEGLKLALASTIGIVLSGALAMFLHDFEVRDYVLGSLALSLSLIGVIGIALLLLPLATSRDFGVVLGLGAFVILALAGGLDYSFIPTVYLGKVLSLESEISISHRSVGELLALSLALSIAGMEIFRLTELRGSRSLPAEVPVGVSSPLRGLYGVFLGLSLQSKRFIAFAVFSGLMALMKLPSLSKGYTHYGPAGLLNSLIFNLSGVPLPLVVLPLGALSISSTVENGTARVLLSKPLRRKDFFLGTLLSDVVAVFLGTALYAGVLIAYAVHLGGGRRAVEIGLVFGVLLFLSLLYYLALGYLLSTLTGGRKALLTSILLAFLLDFAVPIAFMAVFGRSEEFARKALYFPVPEVQHSVLASAVSPKKALPPGPLDSILDYEANLLMLIVPTVLYLVASWLKFKKADLR; encoded by the coding sequence ATGAAAGGAGCCAAGCTGATGGAACGGATCGGAACTAACCATCCAGTTATCGTCTTCCTCCTTTCTCTCTTCCCAGCCATCGGAGTAGAGCTGGAGCTATACTATTTCAGCGTCCACAACATAACACTCCCCCCAGAAAAGCTTGGCTACTTAGTGACACTCAGACTTTTGACAGAGTGGCTTCCCGTCTTTCTCAAGTACCTGATCTTCCCAGTTATCCTGATTCTCCTCCTCTCGCGCTTCGGCTCGGACTTTGAGCGCGGCAACTTAGTCCTGATGCTCTCAAAGCCACTAACGAGAAGGCGCTACTTCCTCAACTGGGTCATTGAGGGGTTAAAGCTCGCCTTAGCTTCCACTATTGGGATAGTGCTTTCGGGAGCTCTCGCGATGTTCCTTCACGACTTCGAGGTCAGGGACTACGTTCTCGGCTCGCTCGCACTCTCGCTCTCGCTGATCGGTGTAATCGGAATCGCCCTCCTCCTGCTCCCGCTCGCGACCTCCCGAGACTTCGGAGTCGTTCTCGGCCTCGGGGCCTTCGTCATCCTTGCCCTCGCGGGAGGGCTGGACTATTCGTTTATCCCGACGGTTTATCTCGGAAAGGTTCTTTCTCTTGAAAGTGAAATCTCGATATCTCACAGGTCCGTTGGAGAGCTTTTAGCCCTCTCACTTGCCCTCTCAATCGCTGGAATGGAGATCTTCAGACTGACGGAGCTCAGAGGATCCAGATCCCTACCCGCGGAAGTGCCCGTGGGTGTCTCCTCCCCACTGCGCGGGCTTTACGGAGTCTTCCTCGGTCTGAGCCTGCAGAGCAAGCGCTTCATTGCCTTTGCAGTTTTCTCAGGCTTGATGGCACTGATGAAGTTACCCTCCCTCAGCAAAGGCTACACCCACTACGGCCCTGCAGGCCTTTTGAACTCGCTCATTTTCAACCTAAGCGGGGTTCCCCTGCCCCTCGTGGTTCTCCCGCTCGGGGCGCTTTCAATAAGCTCGACCGTGGAGAACGGAACTGCCAGAGTCCTGCTCAGCAAGCCCCTAAGGAGAAAGGACTTCTTCCTGGGAACGCTCCTGAGCGACGTGGTGGCGGTCTTCCTCGGCACGGCCCTTTACGCTGGGGTTCTCATCGCCTACGCCGTTCACCTCGGGGGTGGAAGGAGGGCCGTTGAAATTGGGCTCGTCTTCGGAGTTCTCCTATTCCTCTCGCTCCTCTACTACCTTGCCCTCGGCTACCTGCTCTCAACCCTCACAGGGGGCAGAAAAGCACTCCTAACCTCAATCCTACTGGCCTTCCTGCTGGACTTCGCAGTACCGATAGCATTTATGGCAGTGTTTGGACGCTCTGAAGAGTTCGCGAGAAAGGCCCTCTACTTCCCGGTTCCAGAGGTTCAGCACTCTGTCCTAGCATCGGCGGTGTCTCCGAAGAAAGCACTGCCGCCAGGGCCACTGGACAGTATTTTAGACTATGAGGCAAACTTGCTTATGCTGATCGTCCCAACGGTACTTTACCTCGTCGCCTCTTGGTTGAAGTTCAAAAAGGCAGACCTGAGGTGA
- a CDS encoding ABC transporter permease, protein MKHWDDRLYWVDYPKNALPVWHPRADMGSLKLSEGDEVVVSVRTLPTNLVLSNATLLIIRPDGLSIRLSGTGSVNSNVTLAAQVKAFGRELGLDEGSIVLHEPAQILFLSGDGTLLMGDYTIRVESGEVVLFGNAYGLLGTDGYGRDLWAGFVRATWGTIVLAGFAVLFVIVIGLPFGVMSGYYSNVIGDAARVLVEAFHSIPAIPLVLVMIYAVSKVGAYTKLIIPDWLAGIIIALFFFSQYSNSVRGIVENEKVQEYIAASKSMGASDVYIILRHILPLVLSYTLSYVSMLFPRVVAFVSVLGLFNIIPGTNWGSYTSELLKQGALMGRYWWAVLVSAVVIAFFAIAVSNVLKEDVDQWQPRL, encoded by the coding sequence ATGAAGCACTGGGACGATAGGCTTTACTGGGTCGACTATCCAAAAAACGCCCTCCCTGTTTGGCATCCAAGAGCAGACATGGGGTCGCTTAAATTAAGCGAAGGGGATGAGGTTGTTGTGTCCGTGAGAACCCTACCGACCAACTTGGTGCTTTCAAACGCCACCCTCCTCATAATCCGTCCGGATGGCCTTTCAATCAGGCTTTCGGGAACGGGAAGCGTCAACTCCAACGTCACCTTGGCCGCCCAAGTCAAAGCCTTCGGAAGGGAGCTGGGCCTCGATGAGGGGAGTATTGTTCTTCACGAGCCTGCTCAGATTCTCTTCCTCTCTGGAGATGGGACTCTTTTGATGGGGGACTACACAATTAGAGTCGAATCTGGGGAGGTAGTTCTATTCGGCAACGCCTACGGCCTGTTGGGTACCGACGGATATGGCAGGGATCTATGGGCCGGCTTTGTACGGGCCACATGGGGAACTATTGTGCTCGCTGGCTTTGCAGTGCTGTTCGTTATAGTCATAGGCCTGCCCTTTGGCGTCATGTCAGGCTATTACTCCAACGTTATCGGTGATGCTGCCAGGGTGCTTGTGGAGGCGTTTCACTCAATACCGGCAATCCCTCTCGTCTTGGTAATGATATACGCCGTTTCCAAGGTGGGAGCGTACACTAAACTCATTATCCCAGACTGGCTCGCCGGGATCATCATAGCGCTCTTCTTTTTCAGCCAGTACTCCAACTCCGTACGGGGCATAGTGGAAAATGAGAAAGTTCAGGAGTACATTGCGGCCAGCAAAAGCATGGGTGCCTCGGATGTCTACATAATATTGAGGCACATTCTCCCCCTCGTGCTCAGTTATACGCTCTCCTACGTCAGCATGCTCTTCCCCAGGGTGGTGGCGTTTGTTTCGGTGCTCGGTCTGTTCAACATTATTCCTGGCACTAATTGGGGCTCTTACACCTCAGAACTTCTCAAGCAGGGAGCCTTGATGGGTCGCTACTGGTGGGCAGTCCTCGTCTCGGCGGTGGTAATAGCGTTCTTTGCAATCGCGGTGTCAAACGTGCTCAAGGAGGACGTTGATCAGTGGCAGCCACGGCTGTGA
- a CDS encoding peptide ABC transporter permease, with the protein MRNARGLLRVAVRFTLTLLLVTFLVGTGVKAGLREMAKNDILKHPEVYKNAPKLGMTPEEYYMKYIAPKKYPELTKPSVVVGFNALVSSVKPPQDKIWRKLELYQFRIPRKEALLRTLILLFISEIILVPLSLMVAFWALKSPRVAGLLNNLTKVVLGIPAWWPGVVFILLIIYSPLPNDLVISPGPGAGLLDVLESMVFPVLTVVLTSFWYLAVEFYFLLSREVLNPYVSYKRAMGLPENRILMSALRAISVPALSIWFSHLIEVEGIVIVVDHLFKLGGLGQMIGSSFSGSMAETFYFVPSLFAFPLLVFIVLNLLIAMAVEFLKTRLDPRGITA; encoded by the coding sequence TTGAGAAACGCACGGGGACTGCTCCGGGTGGCCGTCAGGTTCACGCTGACGCTCTTGCTGGTGACCTTTTTAGTGGGAACGGGCGTCAAGGCTGGACTTAGGGAGATGGCAAAAAACGATATCCTAAAACATCCTGAGGTTTACAAAAACGCCCCTAAGTTGGGCATGACGCCAGAGGAGTACTACATGAAGTACATAGCCCCCAAGAAGTACCCGGAACTCACAAAGCCCTCGGTGGTTGTGGGCTTTAATGCACTCGTATCGTCGGTAAAACCCCCTCAGGACAAAATTTGGAGAAAACTTGAGTTATACCAGTTCAGGATTCCAAGAAAAGAGGCTCTTCTGCGAACTTTGATTCTCCTCTTTATCTCCGAGATCATTTTAGTCCCGCTCTCGCTCATGGTTGCCTTTTGGGCACTAAAAAGTCCGAGGGTGGCTGGGCTATTGAATAACCTTACCAAGGTGGTTTTGGGAATTCCCGCCTGGTGGCCTGGTGTTGTCTTCATCCTACTCATCATTTACTCGCCGCTCCCCAACGATCTCGTAATATCCCCCGGACCAGGTGCCGGGCTACTCGATGTCCTTGAGAGCATGGTGTTCCCCGTTCTTACGGTCGTCCTGACCTCTTTCTGGTATCTTGCCGTCGAGTTTTACTTTTTGTTAAGCAGGGAGGTTCTCAACCCCTATGTGAGTTACAAACGTGCTATGGGCCTTCCCGAAAACAGGATTCTGATGTCCGCCCTTAGGGCGATATCCGTGCCGGCGCTGTCCATATGGTTTTCTCACTTAATCGAGGTCGAGGGCATAGTTATCGTCGTTGACCACCTCTTTAAGCTTGGAGGGCTGGGACAAATGATTGGTTCAAGCTTCTCCGGTTCAATGGCAGAAACCTTCTACTTCGTCCCCAGCCTCTTTGCATTCCCTCTCTTGGTATTCATAGTGCTGAACCTCCTTATAGCTATGGCAGTCGAATTCCTCAAAACCAGACTTGACCCGAGGGGGATTACGGCATGA
- a CDS encoding TIGR00153 family protein: MQVWTKLFAKSPFKPLIKHAEVALQTVETLEKALQAWREGNYEEMKKLALEVDRLEDVADRIKEEIRDSLSSKLMMAVAREDVLIYLHMQDKVADAAEDTAKWLLVKEPGNIPEEIKEVILQMGTESIKAAKLVYEAIVQMDRVIESGFAEKEIEREYEIIHEIEGVESKIDGLDTELMRLVFQNAGRMDWSEGFYILNIARTLSNISDKAKDAAERIRLMMNK, from the coding sequence ATGCAGGTCTGGACCAAGCTCTTTGCGAAAAGTCCATTTAAACCTCTGATAAAGCACGCCGAGGTTGCCCTCCAAACCGTTGAGACCCTTGAGAAGGCGCTCCAGGCGTGGCGTGAGGGCAACTACGAGGAGATGAAGAAGCTCGCCCTCGAAGTGGACAGGCTTGAGGACGTTGCGGACAGGATAAAAGAGGAGATAAGGGACTCCCTCAGCTCAAAGCTCATGATGGCAGTGGCGAGGGAGGACGTCCTCATATACCTCCACATGCAGGACAAGGTGGCCGATGCCGCAGAGGACACAGCCAAGTGGCTCCTCGTTAAAGAACCTGGAAACATTCCAGAGGAGATAAAAGAAGTCATCCTTCAGATGGGCACGGAGAGCATCAAAGCGGCTAAGCTTGTCTATGAGGCGATAGTCCAGATGGACAGGGTCATCGAGAGCGGGTTTGCAGAAAAGGAGATCGAGAGGGAGTACGAGATCATACATGAGATTGAGGGAGTCGAAAGCAAGATCGACGGCCTCGATACGGAGCTTATGAGGCTGGTCTTCCAGAACGCTGGCAGGATGGACTGGAGCGAGGGCTTCTACATCCTCAACATAGCCAGAACCCTCAGCAACATCTCCGACAAGGCGAAGGACGCCGCCGAGAGGATAAGGCTGATGATGAACAAGTGA
- a CDS encoding inorganic phosphate transporter has translation MDPWLLITIIVGFGMAWAIGANDAANSMSTAVGAKAITPKQAVLIAGVLEFTGAYFFGKSVTETIRKGILYPDRITDPTVLIYGSVAALLAATIWLVIATKFGLPVSTTHSIIGGIVGYGIVYAGFSIVNWGKMTQVVLSWILSPIIGAIMAFLVFKALTKSIFERKDPVRSSKIWSPFWIGLAFVVIGTMFYIKVLHGKSLKTGVLFYGIPAGLVVFLILFLTLRVKFPSSDPFIGVESIFRRVQVITSGYVALAHGANDVANAIGPVAAVYAVATMGMAGMKVPVPRWILAMGGLGIAIGVATYGYRVMETVGKKITELTNTRGFTIDFSAATVVLVASWLGLPISTTHVVVGAVIGVGLARGVKAINKDIVRDIIISWFVTVPVAALISAFLFKILMIVG, from the coding sequence ATGGATCCCTGGTTGCTGATAACTATAATCGTCGGTTTTGGAATGGCGTGGGCCATAGGAGCGAACGATGCGGCGAATTCAATGAGCACAGCCGTTGGTGCAAAGGCGATAACTCCTAAGCAGGCAGTTTTGATAGCGGGAGTCCTTGAGTTCACTGGAGCGTATTTCTTCGGAAAGAGCGTCACGGAGACGATAAGGAAAGGAATCCTCTACCCGGACAGGATAACCGATCCAACGGTGCTTATCTATGGCTCGGTTGCGGCTCTGCTTGCCGCTACGATCTGGCTGGTCATAGCCACTAAGTTCGGCCTGCCCGTCTCGACTACCCATTCGATCATAGGCGGAATCGTGGGCTACGGCATAGTCTACGCAGGGTTCTCAATAGTCAACTGGGGCAAGATGACTCAAGTGGTTCTCAGCTGGATACTCTCACCGATAATAGGCGCCATAATGGCCTTCCTGGTCTTCAAGGCCCTGACCAAGAGCATCTTCGAAAGAAAAGACCCCGTTAGAAGCTCCAAAATCTGGTCGCCCTTCTGGATTGGGCTGGCCTTCGTTGTGATAGGCACGATGTTCTACATCAAGGTTCTCCACGGAAAGAGCCTGAAGACTGGAGTGCTCTTCTACGGCATTCCTGCAGGCCTCGTTGTGTTCCTGATACTCTTCCTCACCCTCAGGGTTAAGTTCCCGTCATCTGACCCGTTTATAGGGGTTGAGTCGATTTTCAGGCGCGTTCAGGTCATAACCTCTGGCTACGTCGCCTTAGCCCACGGGGCAAACGACGTCGCCAACGCGATAGGGCCTGTGGCGGCTGTTTACGCGGTGGCAACTATGGGGATGGCCGGAATGAAGGTTCCAGTTCCGAGGTGGATACTGGCCATGGGCGGCCTTGGCATAGCTATTGGAGTGGCCACCTACGGCTACCGCGTTATGGAGACCGTTGGGAAGAAGATAACCGAGCTTACCAACACGCGCGGCTTTACAATAGACTTCTCGGCCGCTACCGTCGTTCTTGTGGCGAGCTGGCTCGGGCTTCCGATCTCAACGACCCACGTTGTCGTTGGCGCGGTCATCGGCGTTGGCCTCGCCAGGGGAGTAAAGGCAATAAACAAGGACATCGTTAGGGATATAATCATCTCGTGGTTCGTTACGGTTCCCGTGGCGGCCCTAATCAGTGCTTTCCTATTCAAGATCCTGATGATTGTGGGGTGA